In Pseudomonas sp. HR96, the DNA window AGGCTGCCGTCTTCACGGGTGATGCGGATGCTCGGGTGCGGTTGGGCCGGGCTGTCGACGCTGCGGGTGGCGCGCTCCTTGGAGCGGGCGTCGCGGTAGATGACGTAGTCGCGGGCCACTTTCTGCTCGCCGGCACGCATCAGGGCCAGTTCGACCTGGTCCTGGATTTCTTCGATGTGGATGGTGCCGCCCGACGGCATGCGGCGCTTGAAGGTGGCAGTGACCTGTTCGGTCAAGCGAGCCACAGTGTCGTGAATGCGCGACGAGGCAGCGGCGGTGCCGCCTTCAACTGCGAGGAAGGCCTTGGTGATGGCGACGGTGATCTTGTCATCGGTATAAGGAACGACAGTGCCGTTACGCTTGATCACGCGCAGTTGACCAGGAGCGGTGGCGGCCAGGTCCTGATTCGCACCGGTAGCCTGCGGCGCTGGGGCCTGCGGGTTCTCGCGAGTTGTGTCGGTTTGCATTGAGTGACTCCACGTTCTCTATGTTTGTTTAGGCACGTTCACGTGCCTGCCGTTCTGCCGTGCGTCTGGCAACGCGGCGCTCCATGGGCTGGGGCCGTGTGTTGCGCAAAGCCTGCGGGCCACCGCCAGGGGTGGGCCGGGAGACGCAAGGCAGAGCAGGGAAGGATGAGGCTTGCGCCATTCCCTGGCTGAATTCCTCGGGGACTGATAAAACCCCGGTACTGCGGGTGCTGCCGGTAGTGTTGCTGCGGGTTGCCCACGCCGGGTTAAGGGGGGTAGGGCGGGCCCGATCAAGCGGCAGAAACTTTCAACAAAAGCCGGCAAAAAAAGCCAACGAAAAGGGTTGAACTGCGCGCTGAAGTTGTGCTTGGTTTTGACTGCCTAGCCACAACATGTAGTGGTTATGCGCGCTGGGGACACAAGATAGTGCGATTGCCGGGGCTTTGCAACCGGCGGATCTGTGGATAACTTGTGGGTAGTTTGTGCGCCAAACTGGCCATGGGCCCGCAGGCCGCAGTGGCACTGGGCGCGGGGCAGGCAAGAGGTTTTTTGTCGCGGCCAGGTATTTTTTCGGCGCTGGCACAGGCCCCATTCTGGGGCAGCGCTACCGGTCACAATACCGGTAAAATGTTGCACTTCCATAAAGGCTCGCAAGCGGAGCAACGCACCGATGGACCTGGACGAGTTGCTGCAGCCGGCCCACCTCGACACGCTGCTGTTGCGTATGTACGGCCCGGCGCTGTGCGCGGAGCACCATCCGGTGCTGGTCTCCCAGTGGTCAAAGTATTACTTCATGTCTCTGTGGCCCTGCCTGCTGGAAGCTGGGCCGCAACGCTCGGCGGCCTGGGAAATGGTGCGGGTGAAGCTCGGCGCCCGTGGCCTGCCCGAGCACATCAGCCTCGCCGAAGCACGCCTCGCCGCATCGCCCGATGAGCTGTATGCCAGTCACCTGCGGCCGTTGGTTGGCCGTCTGGCGGCCTATGCCAAAGTGCCTGCGGCGGTGTTCTGGAGCAACGCCGGAGACGCGCTGGAGCAGGCGCTGCCGGCCTTTCCTCAAGCCGCCTGGGCGCGTGCCTTGTTGAGTCCGTCGGCGGGCGTGCGACCGCGCCGCGGTTCGCTGCAGGGCACCGTCCACTACAGCGCCCAAGGCTGCCGAAAGGTGCGGGCCTGCTGCCTTGCCTGGCAGGTGCCGGGTATCGGCTACTGCGCCCATTGCCCGTTGCAGGATTGACCCCGCCAGGCGCCATCCGGGCCTTTGCGAATTTTTGACACAGTTTTCACCAATCCCCGCCTCGAAGATTTTTATATTCTCCCCACGCCCAAAAAGTTCCCCCGCAAATTTTCGGGCTTCCGTCGTGCTGTCATTTTTCTAGCGTAATCACGGCGTTACCAACATGAAAATCGGGGCATCCACCGTGGGAACTGAAATCAGCATGGCCGTCGCATCCGTCAAACCCAAGCCGTTCAAACGCTACTTCACCACGTTGACCACCCTGGCGGTGCTGCTGGCTTTGAGCGCATTGATTGCCGGCTTCGTGGTCTGGCCGCTATCGCCCACCAATCTGGGCAGGGCCGGCAGCGAGGCGGCCATGCAGTTGCAGCGGCATTGGCAGGCCGGCGACGTGGTGGTGCTGGTGC includes these proteins:
- the fhuF gene encoding siderophore-iron reductase FhuF; translation: MDLDELLQPAHLDTLLLRMYGPALCAEHHPVLVSQWSKYYFMSLWPCLLEAGPQRSAAWEMVRVKLGARGLPEHISLAEARLAASPDELYASHLRPLVGRLAAYAKVPAAVFWSNAGDALEQALPAFPQAAWARALLSPSAGVRPRRGSLQGTVHYSAQGCRKVRACCLAWQVPGIGYCAHCPLQD